The following is a genomic window from Capnocytophaga stomatis.
GTAAGGGTCTGGGTAGGCCTTAGTTACGTCGCCTTGAGCCCATTTATCTCTGTTTGAAAATACTCGATTGATGTAATCTAAATTTTTATCCGAAACAGGATTTACATAATTATGGTCAATTTCGGTAAAAATAATCCAACTTGACAATAATTCATTGAGCGTAGGGGAATGTTCCTTATATTCAGGTGATTTACAGACAAACATAAAAGTTTGCTTAAAATTTCCCTTTTCAAATTGTGTGGCTGCTTGTGCCCCTTTGTTCAGCGGAGAGAAATAAATCATATAGGAGTCATATCCGAAACCGAATTTTTTATCCAACCATTGTTGCATTTTATCTATGGGACTTAGTCTGTGAAAAGTAGCCAAAAGTTCATTATAATATGGTTTGTTGTCGTTATAGAATTTTCTGAAATTTGATTTTTTTGCAAAATCCTCAAAAACAGTAACATCCTTCATCGGGTCGAAATCATTCCAAACTTTTCCTATTTCCCTAACTGTACCTTTGTGTTTAATACGATTCTGATTATCAAATTCATAGGCACAAGCGTTCATTTTCAATGCATAGTAATACTTGTAAGCCGGTATCGGGAAGATATGCACATTCTGCTGAGAATTAAAAACAGGAGCTTGCATATGTTTGTGAATAATATCCAAAGCAGGATGATTGCGATAAGGCTCAAAATATTTTTTTACTTTCTGATAATAAGCTGTTTGTATGTCAAACATATTGTGGTCTTTCTCTGCGTCCTTGTGTAAAACCAACAAGATGTTTACAAGTTCGCTAACTTCAGGAATTTCAACGAAATTTTTTCCTTTGTGAGCTTTGATATATTCATCGGAAAAATGAACATTCGGTTCAACTCCCACAAGCTGAATACGAACTATTTTTTTGTCAGTCGTATAAACGTCAAAGTATAATTTTTGTCCTTTTTTTAAAGTAAATTCAGTTGTATTTTTATCATCAGAAAGTGTTCCTTTACTTTTGGCTTCAGGACATTCTAATTCTAAAATTAAAGGGCTTGCTTCAACTGAAAGTTCTAATTCTGTTTTAATTCCATCGAAGGTAATTACTACATATTTGGAATCAGTTTTGAAGATTTTTTGTGCAAATCCATTGAAGGAGAGTGCAATAAGTACAAATGTTAAAAAAATTCTCATTATTTTTCTATTTTAAAACTATTTTCGGCAAAACAAAACACGTGCCATTTTTTTAATTGGAATAAAAAATTAAGTTGAGAAATCTTTTATTTTAGAAGAGTTAAAAGATATTCTCAACTTGGTGTCAATTTTATAGTTTCAGGATTAATAATATTCAACAAATTGTTCGGTTACTTTTGAAAGTTTTCCGTCGGTATATTCGTGTTTTTTGCTCCAATTTCCTCTTTTGTCATATTGATAAGAGAATGTTTTTTTGTAACTCAACGAACCATCGGGGTTATAACCTTCTTCCTGAATTTGGTTGTTGTGCTTATCATACAGATACGTATAATGCTCCATAACGTTACCTTGTTTGTCGTACGCAATGGCTTCTGTGCGATTTCCTTTTTTGTCGTATTTGCTTACAATTCGGTAATTTAAGGCATCTTGTGCATCGTAATTTTTTTCTTCCAGAGGGTTTCCTTTTTTATCGTTGGTATAAACGCTTTTCAAAGCATAATTACCGAACTGATGCATTTGTTTTTCAATTAGGAATCCTTTTTTGTCATAAATGAAAATCGTTTTGATTACTTCCAGTCCGTCATCAGTAAATCCTTTTTCAAGCAAAGTTTTTCCTTTGGAGTCATTTTCCTGAACACTGTGATAAGTCATTTTTCCTTTTTCGTCATACGACTCAGTTCTTGTGGGAAAGCCGTTTTTGTCAAAAGCAATGACCAATTTGGTAACTTCTTCGCCTTGTTTCATTTGCATATCGGTAATGTATCCTTTTTTGTTGAAGTTGGCTGAAAAGTTTTGCCCTTGCTGAATTAATTCACCTTTTTCATTAGGAACATACTCCACCTGTCCAGCAGTTTTTACTTTGCATTTGAGGTTTGCTGATTGCCACCCATTTTTAGATTTTTGTGCGAAACTCACGGCACTTACCAGCGAAATTATTAAAAATAGCTTTTTCATTATTTAGTGATGTATAATTATGTTATGTGGCAAAGATACAACTTTTTTGTATATCCGCATAATTTTTAGTTAAAATATCGTGCCGATAGCACATATTTTTTGTCCCATAAAATAAATGTCGAAAAAAAAACGTTTATATGCTTGCTGTTTGGAAAAATTTTATTTACTTTGCCTCTTTGTTTTTTAGATATAAGTAATTATGATGAAATTGCGTTTAATTTTAATTTTCGTGTTGTTTCTGGGGGCTTTGCACAGCAGTTTTGCCCAGAAGATAATGGTAAGCGGAACCGTAAAGGATGAAAACGGAGTTGCTTTGATTGGTGCTACCGTTGCAATTAAAGGAACCCGCATTGGTGTAGCAACGGATTTTGATGGAGTTTACACCATTGGATTGGATGCGGGGCAAACATTAATTTTTTCCTTTATAGGAACACAAACACAGGAACACAAAATAACCAAATCAAACAACGCTTTGCATATCGTTTTGCAATACGAAGCGGAGGCATTGGACGATGTGGTGGTAGTAGGATACGGAAGTGCTAAAAAGATAGGCACTACCATAGGTTCGGTGGCAAAAGTAGCGGGAAAAGACTTGGCGGAATCGCCCACGCCGAACGTGTTGGACGCTTTGCAAGGAAAGGTAGCGGGGCTTACTATCAATGCTACTTCGGGCAAACCAGGCTCAGCACCCATTGTGTTACTACACGGATTGGGAACGCTCAGTGATGTAAATGCTTCTGGTAAAGATGGGCTGGGAAGTACGCCTCTTTACGTGGTGGACGGACTGCCCGTAGATGATGGTTTGGTGGCCTCTTTGAATCCTGATGATTTTGAGAGTGTTACGGTTTTGAAAGATGCTTCGGCAACCTCCATTTATGGGGCCCGTGCGGCTTATGGGGTAATTTACGTTACTACCAAAAAGGGAGGTTTTGAGCAGCCTACCGAAGTGTCAGTAAGTTCGCAAATCGGGTTTTCACAAATATCGTCTTACAAATTCTACGATAATCTTTTGACCTCTTCGGAATATGTTGATTATATGCTGGATTTGGGGCATTTGCCCAATAAAGATGTTGCTGATATATTCCGACAACAATACAAAGGCAATACACGTTGGGATAAAATTTATTTCAAACCCAATTCTTTAACAGCACAGAATAATGTGTCTGTTATGGGAGGAGGTAAAAAGGTATCTTATTATTTTTCAGGCTCAAATTTTAAGCAGGGAGGAAATCGATATGGTTCTGATTATGAGCGATATTCTTTGCGTGCGAATATTGATTCTCGTATAAAAGATTGGTTGTCGGCAGGGCTTAGTCTGTCAGTGGGGCATAGTATAAGCACCAGTAATGGCGGAAACAGAGGCAACTACGGTGGTGTGATGGCACTTCCCATTTACGAAGCCTATGATGAAGAAGGCCGGCTTGTAGATTATGTAACCACCATATACGGAAATCGTTTTTATCTTCCTCAATATACGGCGTCAAAATTGCTTAGCAATGGTGGTAACACTAATATTGTACCAAATTTCTACGTAACTTTAAAACCGATAGATAATTTGATTTTTAAAACACAGGCAGGATTGCAATATTCTGTTTCTGTTGGAGAAAATAAAATTTTACCTTCGTATGATCAATCAGGAGGAATCGGACAGGTTTCGCGTACTTTCGGAGAACATATTAACAAGACACTGACCAATACGTTGGAATACAAATTTCGAATTGGGGATAAGAGTTTTTTCACGGCGTTGTTAGGGCAAGAGTCGGTTAGTAATGATTCTAAGGGTTTTTCGGCTTCTTCATCAGGACAGGTTGCAGATGGACTGACAACACTCTTACAGGGAAAAAAAGAACCCCGAGTGGGGGATAGCAGAGACGTATCTACTTATAATTCATTCTTTTCAAGAGTAGATTATTCGTATGACGGGCGTTATTTCATAGATTTCTCTGGACGTAGAGACGGGTCTTCTACTTTTGGTAGAAACAATCGGTATGCCAATTTTTGGTCGGCAGGGTTGATGTGGAATGCTAAAAACGAGGCGTTTTTAAAAGACGTTTCGTGGCTTGACGAACTTCGCTTCAAAATCAGTACAGGAACTGCCGGAAGTAAAGGAGGGGCAGGAAGTTATGGTAGTTATTCAAGACTGGACTTCGGACAATACAGAGAGCAAGCCTCTTACCATTTGAGTAATTTGGGAAATCCGGATTTGCGTTGGGAAAAACAAGACAAAACCACCATCGGTATGAACTTGGGCTTGTTCAATCGTGTTAAGTTGGAGGTAGATTTGTATCAACGTGTTATTAGAGATATGTATTATACGTTGCCTCTCCCGATGATTAGTGGATTTGGTCGGTATCCTACGAATTTGGCAAAATTACAGAACAGAGGAGCTGACGTAACCTTGTATTTAGACGTTATTAAAGATACTAAAAATAAATTGTATGTATCCCCTTACGTTAATTTTAACTATAACGATATGAGGATTTTAGAGCTTTTTGTAGGAAATCAACAAATTCCTGAGGACGAGTACAGCACAGGTTACGAAGTCGGAAGCCAATTGATGATTTTTGCTCCTATTTTCAAAAGAGTAAATCCTGATAACGGAGACCCAGAGTGGTATGTGCCTGGTGAAGATAAGATGAAAACCACCACTGATGACACTCAAATTACCACCAAGTTTGATCGGGTAACACTCAACCAAAACACAGGTAAAACAGCCTATGCACCTTGGAATGGAGGTTTCGGACTTAATGCTTCTTATAAAGGGCTTTCTTTACAGATGGGATTTGCTTTTTCTTACGGAAAATATCAGGCCAATCAGGATAGATACCATACAGAAAGTAGTTCCGCTTTTGCGTATAATGTAAGCAGAGAATCGTTAAATTATTGGAAACAACCAGGCGACAATGTAAGTCTTCCACGTAAGGAACTGCAATTTGTGCAGTATGACTCACGCTTACTTGAAGATGCGTCGTTTATTCGCTTGAAAAACATAAATGTAGGGTATTCACTTCCCAAAGAGGTTATGGAAACTATTCCTTTCTTCACGCATTTACGTTTCTTTGCGACAGGGCGTAATTTATTGACATTTACTAATTATACAGGAGCCGACCCTGAATTCGGTATATTGCTTTCACAGGGAGGTTACCCCAATACGCGTCAATACACCTTTGGGGTAGAATTCAAATTTTAAACTAAAACCAAATGAAAATGAAGATTAAAAATATAATAGTAGGAGGTGTATCATCACTCTTGCTGGTGGGATGTTTCAATTTAGACCAGTATCCGCACGATTCGTTTGCCAATGAGGATTCGTTCAACACGATAAACGATGCACGTTTTTGGATGAACGGGATGTACGAAAATTTGAGGGGGTCCACCCACGGGGTGTATATGACTTCTCCCGAACTACAAACCGATCTTATAGATATTAGTTTGGGAGCTTTTGGGGGCAATATATACACTTGGGAAGAATTCACCGCTTCTGAGCCTGTGGTTCAAAATATTTGGAGAAAGTACTATCAGAACATAGCGAATATAAATAACTGCATCGAAGGTTTTAACCAAATCAAACTCGAATCGGAAAAGGAGCGAGAAGAACTTACTCTCTGTAAAGGAGAATTACATTTAACCAGAGCGTTATATTACTCCAAGTTGGCTACTCTATTTTGCAAATCGTATGACCCAGCGACTTCAAAAGCCGATTTGGGGTTGCCCTTGCAAAAGAATTTCTTGGTAAAACATACTGATTTGCCTGGTAGGAGTTCTTTGGAGGAGACGTATGATTTCATTTTGCAGGACATAACCGAAGCGGAAAAGTATCTTCAAGGAAGCCAAAACGAAGAAGGCTCGCAGTATATGACCTCTGATGCAGCTTTGTTGCTCAAAGCTCGTATGTTATTATACAAAAGGGAATGGAAGCAAGCCTATGATGTTGCCACTTCGCTTATTCAGTCAGGTAGCTATCCCTTGGTAAGTTCGGAGAATGCTTTGCGAAGGGTATGGGCAGACGATGCCAAACAAGAAACCATTGTGCAGCTGTATGCTTCTGCCACAGAGAGAGTTGATGATGGTGCTCGAAATGATTCATATACAGGGGAATACGTATATACTTATCAAGGAACAGACTATCAAACCTTTACGCCTGCTTTTCTTCCTAATCAATGGGTATTGGATTTGTATGAAGATACCGATATCCGAAAATCGGCATATTATACGCAAAAACGAATCCGAAAAGGGGATACGGATGATTTGAAAGACCTCTACTTGGTGTACAAATATCCAGGGAATCCTAGATTACGTACGGCAAAAGCGGCAAAAGCAGAGCACGCACCAAAAATTTTCCGTATAGCAGAAGCCTACTTGATAGCTGCCGAAGCGGCGTATATGAACAACCAAGCAGACAATGCTACTCAATATCTGAATTTGCTCAGAACGGCTCGTAAGGCAAGTAATATAACTGTTACAGGAGCAGAATTGTTGGAAGAAATCAAAAAAGAACGCGTACGTGAATTGGCTTACGAAGGTTATCGCCTAATGGATTTAAAACGATGGAAGGAAGGGGTTGACCGTACAATCCGTCCAGCACAAGATATTGATTTTATTCGGAATAATCCGCCAGAGCAATACAAAATGCTTAAAAAATCGGCGGACGATTATCGAATGGTTTGGCCAATTCCTTCCGCAGAAATTGCACGGATGAAGAACAAACTCAAACAAAATTCAGGCTGGTAGTTATAACGTACGGCAGACGTAATTCATAATCAATAAACTTTTGGCGACACCATTTGAAAAAATTGTGTCGCTTTTTTGTTTATGGCCAATATATGGTTAATTCAGTAAAAAACAAATTCCTGTAACTTTCTCTTTTACGATTGTTTATAAATTTTGTATGTTTGTTTTAAAAACCAAATCGTTTTTTTAAATTTGCCGAAAAATAATTTGGAATGAAGAAGAGAAATTTTGTTATGACATTATTGGCAATCGGATTTTTAGGATGTCAAAACCCGAAGCCCAAAGCATCGGAAAATGTTAATATTTCAACGGAAAACACCGAACAACCATTTTTAAAAAGTATGGAGTATTCCAACTTGGTGGATAAGGCCACTCAGGAAGAAGTCGGAGAGGCACTCATTGCGGCTGGTATTGACAAGCAGTTGGTTAGTTCGTTTTTTGAAAACGTAAATACGTTTAACCAAACTGTGGGTGAAGTAGGTTTGGTAAAGGAAGGTTTTGCCACTTCTGATGATTTGATAATCAGCTATGATGAGGCTTCAATACAAACCCAATGGGACGAAAAAAATCCTGAATTTATAGGTTATAATTGTCGTATTACGTCCTTCGATATGTTTCGTGATTTGGTTTCGACAGGCAATCCGAAGGGGATAAATTCAAGTAATTTGTTCCTTGACAAAGATGCCCTTAACACAAACGCCAAAAAAGTGTTTTCCCAAGAGGAAAACGAACGTTTTCTGTGTTTGTTTTCGCGTGTGCTTACGGGATATCACAAAGATGTTGCACAGCACTTGGAGAAGGTCAAACAGGCGTTTAAAGAGCGTGAAGTTCATTTTCCTTATAAAGGAGATACAAGTAAAGCCTCGCTTATCAGTATCTTTTTTCATTCGGCAATTACCGACGAACCCGATGATGTTTTCCTCTTCGTGGGGCACGTGGGCGTTTTGGTTCCGATGAAAGACGGAAAACTCTTGTTTGTTGAAAAATTGGCGTTTCAAGAGCCTTACCAAGCCATTAAATTTAACAATCGAACCGAGCTTAATGATTATTTGATGAATCGTTATGATGTTGAAAAAGGACAACCCACAGCCAAACCTTTTATTATGGAAAATGACGAACTAATGCAAGGTTATCGTCCTAATCCGAATAATGAATAAAACGTAAGAAAATATGTATTTAGGGAGATGAAAATGCTCCCTTTTTTATTAATTTTTTGTGAAATTCGTATGTTTATCTTAAAACATAAATGTAATTGTGTGCCTTGATTGCGTAAAAAAGTGTAAATTTGCCCCCGAATTGTATTAATGTTACGTTTTCCCGTAAAACGAACAGATTAGACAGACCGATGAAATATAAACTTACTATTGCTCTTTTTATTGTATGTCAATGGCTTTTTGCTCAGGAATCCTTTAAAACTTCACTGCGAGCAAGCGATGTGGCAACGTTTTTTTTGCAAGGGAAGGAAACATTCCGCTGGGAATTACCAATTTCACGACACGAAAAACAGGCTTTGCTCTGGCAACAACGTATAACTCCTTTTACCCAAACGGAAAATATCCGTACTTTTGTAGGGTATGAACAGACTGATTTTAGGGCAGTCATTTCCATTTCTAACGGAAATATTTTCGGAAATGTTTTTACCGAAAAAGGCGAATTGCGTATTGAAACTTCAAATGATGGCTTCCTAACACTTCATAGAGACGTAGCCCCAGAGTGCGGACTTTGCTGTCAATCCTCTGAAAATGCAAGCCTAACCGCACGTCCTATGGCATCGGAAGAAAGTACACAGACGCCCAAAACCATTGTTAAGCCCGTTCCCGATGATAACGTACTGCGTGTGTATCGTTTGGCATTGCCAGTAGCTTATAATTTCTTCAAGACACAGTTTCAGAGTGATATCCAGCGTGTGAAAGCCTTTTGGGCGACGGCACAGGCGGGGCTTAACGAAATTTATATGCGTGATGTGGGAGTCCGCTTTGAATTGGTCAATGACGAGCGTCTGATATTGGACACACCTGAAAAGGAAGTATTTAACAATGTAGGTTCAAATTACATTATCAGTGTGGCAACCAATGAGATAAATAAGCTCATTGGCAGTACAAGCTATGATATGGGGCTGTTCCTGTCGCAAACTACGGCGACTGCCCACGGACTGGCATACAAATCCTTTGGATATTTCAATAAAAATAAGGCTTCGGCAACGGTGGCAAGTACCGATTTGCGTGCCATAGCCCACGAGTTAGGGCATTTGTTCGGAGCTTCGCACGTACACGAGCAGGCGAGTAATACCTCTGGCTATTCGCACAAAACCGAAACAGGCTTGGGACAATCAGTAATGGGATACGGAACGCCTCAGAACTTTTTTTCTCTGGTAAGTCTGGTAGATATGCGTACCGAACTGCTTGGAATTCCCTACTATACCAACACTTATCGAAACAAAACTGCGGGTAAAAAAACGGTAGCTCCCAACTACGACAATTTCCCTCTGGGGATAAAAACAGCCTCCCGAGCTCCGAGGCTCAATCCCTCTTCCGTTAAGGAAAGTTATAAAATTCCACCGAGTACTTTCTTTGCATTTAACATAGGGGCATCTCACCCTGATAAAAACCAACTTTTGTATATGGCACACCCTGCCGACAAGGCTATAAATCGGGTTTCGCGTGCCAAATTCCATACGCACAAACCTTCCGAACATTCTCGTATCGCTTTTGAAGAGGTGTATGGCAGTTCGGGCTATTTGGAAACGCCTTTTCATACCGCTGTGGGCAATCGTTTTACCTTTTTGATAGGCGTAAGTACGGGAAAGGAGGCTCATTTACGCCCTGATGAAGTGGTACGCTATGATACACGTACATCGCAGATAGAAATAGTTGATGCTAAGCCTTTTCGCATTACTTCGCCTTTGAAGATATTATACAATGG
Proteins encoded in this region:
- a CDS encoding DUF4300 family protein; its protein translation is MKKRNFVMTLLAIGFLGCQNPKPKASENVNISTENTEQPFLKSMEYSNLVDKATQEEVGEALIAAGIDKQLVSSFFENVNTFNQTVGEVGLVKEGFATSDDLIISYDEASIQTQWDEKNPEFIGYNCRITSFDMFRDLVSTGNPKGINSSNLFLDKDALNTNAKKVFSQEENERFLCLFSRVLTGYHKDVAQHLEKVKQAFKEREVHFPYKGDTSKASLISIFFHSAITDEPDDVFLFVGHVGVLVPMKDGKLLFVEKLAFQEPYQAIKFNNRTELNDYLMNRYDVEKGQPTAKPFIMENDELMQGYRPNPNNE
- a CDS encoding DUF4932 domain-containing protein, with translation MRIFLTFVLIALSFNGFAQKIFKTDSKYVVITFDGIKTELELSVEASPLILELECPEAKSKGTLSDDKNTTEFTLKKGQKLYFDVYTTDKKIVRIQLVGVEPNVHFSDEYIKAHKGKNFVEIPEVSELVNILLVLHKDAEKDHNMFDIQTAYYQKVKKYFEPYRNHPALDIIHKHMQAPVFNSQQNVHIFPIPAYKYYYALKMNACAYEFDNQNRIKHKGTVREIGKVWNDFDPMKDVTVFEDFAKKSNFRKFYNDNKPYYNELLATFHRLSPIDKMQQWLDKKFGFGYDSYMIYFSPLNKGAQAATQFEKGNFKQTFMFVCKSPEYKEHSPTLNELLSSWIIFTEIDHNYVNPVSDKNLDYINRVFSNRDKWAQGDVTKAYPDPYAVFNEYMTFGLFTLYAIDNYSYEDVMKFLPMYEPMMENVRGFIRFKDFNRALLERYQTNPDASMNSLFQYMMYWSLQINDKE
- a CDS encoding RagB/SusD family nutrient uptake outer membrane protein — protein: MKIKNIIVGGVSSLLLVGCFNLDQYPHDSFANEDSFNTINDARFWMNGMYENLRGSTHGVYMTSPELQTDLIDISLGAFGGNIYTWEEFTASEPVVQNIWRKYYQNIANINNCIEGFNQIKLESEKEREELTLCKGELHLTRALYYSKLATLFCKSYDPATSKADLGLPLQKNFLVKHTDLPGRSSLEETYDFILQDITEAEKYLQGSQNEEGSQYMTSDAALLLKARMLLYKREWKQAYDVATSLIQSGSYPLVSSENALRRVWADDAKQETIVQLYASATERVDDGARNDSYTGEYVYTYQGTDYQTFTPAFLPNQWVLDLYEDTDIRKSAYYTQKRIRKGDTDDLKDLYLVYKYPGNPRLRTAKAAKAEHAPKIFRIAEAYLIAAEAAYMNNQADNATQYLNLLRTARKASNITVTGAELLEEIKKERVRELAYEGYRLMDLKRWKEGVDRTIRPAQDIDFIRNNPPEQYKMLKKSADDYRMVWPIPSAEIARMKNKLKQNSGW
- a CDS encoding reprolysin-like metallopeptidase, translating into MKYKLTIALFIVCQWLFAQESFKTSLRASDVATFFLQGKETFRWELPISRHEKQALLWQQRITPFTQTENIRTFVGYEQTDFRAVISISNGNIFGNVFTEKGELRIETSNDGFLTLHRDVAPECGLCCQSSENASLTARPMASEESTQTPKTIVKPVPDDNVLRVYRLALPVAYNFFKTQFQSDIQRVKAFWATAQAGLNEIYMRDVGVRFELVNDERLILDTPEKEVFNNVGSNYIISVATNEINKLIGSTSYDMGLFLSQTTATAHGLAYKSFGYFNKNKASATVASTDLRAIAHELGHLFGASHVHEQASNTSGYSHKTETGLGQSVMGYGTPQNFFSLVSLVDMRTELLGIPYYTNTYRNKTAGKKTVAPNYDNFPLGIKTASRAPRLNPSSVKESYKIPPSTFFAFNIGASHPDKNQLLYMAHPADKAINRVSRAKFHTHKPSEHSRIAFEEVYGSSGYLETPFHTAVGNRFTFLIGVSTGKEAHLRPDEVVRYDTRTSQIEIVDAKPFRITSPLKILYNGGEKFTLRWEADPKVFAGTRVRIVLSDDFGKTFNYTLAENTENDGECELVMPHTSFGSVAYKNNTRRVRAGVIKVEVIDHIAYALSVINPLDNTGRFAGGFELDPATEITFTDVPQSRVVLPFESEIPLKHEVKATTQCRNKAIELIFEEYIDENTSQYSKVVTRQWTAKDKCGKESSFVQLIYVEKQEESFKEEIEDDNQEEDSDSQNNSSDGERGNSDSQNNSSDGERGNSDSQNNSSDGERGNSDSQNNSSDGERGRSDSQNNSSDGERGNSDSQNNSSDGERGNSDNQNNSSDGERGRSDSQNSLHDDKNIFDINQPKSENVEWIVYNGVSAEVSSENYLKIAPIERYTDLYIEIFNELGQKVFQAKDYQRKGGVFRGYANVKGVVGKGKRLPSGTYFYVLKYKNQDKKMHQKSGYLYVR
- a CDS encoding SusC/RagA family TonB-linked outer membrane protein, producing the protein MMKLRLILIFVLFLGALHSSFAQKIMVSGTVKDENGVALIGATVAIKGTRIGVATDFDGVYTIGLDAGQTLIFSFIGTQTQEHKITKSNNALHIVLQYEAEALDDVVVVGYGSAKKIGTTIGSVAKVAGKDLAESPTPNVLDALQGKVAGLTINATSGKPGSAPIVLLHGLGTLSDVNASGKDGLGSTPLYVVDGLPVDDGLVASLNPDDFESVTVLKDASATSIYGARAAYGVIYVTTKKGGFEQPTEVSVSSQIGFSQISSYKFYDNLLTSSEYVDYMLDLGHLPNKDVADIFRQQYKGNTRWDKIYFKPNSLTAQNNVSVMGGGKKVSYYFSGSNFKQGGNRYGSDYERYSLRANIDSRIKDWLSAGLSLSVGHSISTSNGGNRGNYGGVMALPIYEAYDEEGRLVDYVTTIYGNRFYLPQYTASKLLSNGGNTNIVPNFYVTLKPIDNLIFKTQAGLQYSVSVGENKILPSYDQSGGIGQVSRTFGEHINKTLTNTLEYKFRIGDKSFFTALLGQESVSNDSKGFSASSSGQVADGLTTLLQGKKEPRVGDSRDVSTYNSFFSRVDYSYDGRYFIDFSGRRDGSSTFGRNNRYANFWSAGLMWNAKNEAFLKDVSWLDELRFKISTGTAGSKGGAGSYGSYSRLDFGQYREQASYHLSNLGNPDLRWEKQDKTTIGMNLGLFNRVKLEVDLYQRVIRDMYYTLPLPMISGFGRYPTNLAKLQNRGADVTLYLDVIKDTKNKLYVSPYVNFNYNDMRILELFVGNQQIPEDEYSTGYEVGSQLMIFAPIFKRVNPDNGDPEWYVPGEDKMKTTTDDTQITTKFDRVTLNQNTGKTAYAPWNGGFGLNASYKGLSLQMGFAFSYGKYQANQDRYHTESSSAFAYNVSRESLNYWKQPGDNVSLPRKELQFVQYDSRLLEDASFIRLKNINVGYSLPKEVMETIPFFTHLRFFATGRNLLTFTNYTGADPEFGILLSQGGYPNTRQYTFGVEFKF